In Aspergillus luchuensis IFO 4308 DNA, chromosome 1, nearly complete sequence, the following are encoded in one genomic region:
- a CDS encoding Gfo/Idh/MocA family protein (COG:S;~EggNog:ENOG410PVIV;~InterPro:IPR004104,IPR000683,IPR036291;~PFAM:PF02894,PF01408;~go_function: GO:0016491 - oxidoreductase activity [Evidence IEA]) — protein sequence MSSVQIAVVGLGRMGKRHVHTLLYRVPRAKVVAVCSTDASEIEWAINNPEYKDFGITVYDNYDNMLAHPGLQAVWISSSTDVHASQSLAAINKDLHVLCEKPLSTDLAEAQSVVDAARAKPSLKVMAGFSRRFDASYRDASQKIFDKKAIGSPFLVRSNTCDLKDETGFFVRYASRNGGIFVDCAIHDIDLSLWFLDNPTPKACWAAGTLQHHPELKELADVDNAVGVVEFWGGKIAYFYCSRTQAHGHDVCTEITGTEGKVMVNVIPRQNNVVLADKLGMRHEVQPEYWERFENAFAVEANEFVNAVLKDTEVPLPLERGIMVMKIGQALQRALLSGEVVRFNESGERVNCNDLH from the exons ATGAGTTCCGTCCAAATTGCAGTTGTTGGCCTTGGCCGGATG GGCAAACGTCATGTGCATACATTGCTCTACCGCGTCCCACGGGCGAAGGTGGTGGCAGTCTGCAGCACTGATGCTAGCGAGATTGAATGGGCCATAAACAACCCGGAGTACAAAGACTTTGGCATCACCGTCTATGACAACTACGACAACATGCTGGCTCACCCTGGACTTCAAGCAGTCTGGATCTCGAGTAGTACCGACGTGCATGCAAGCCAATCTCTGGCCGCTATCAACAAAGACCTGCATGTCCTTTGCGAAAAGCCATTGAGTACGGACTTGGCAGAG GCCCAGTCAGTGGTCGACGCAGCGAGAGCTAAGCCTTCACTCAAAGTGATGGCTGGATTCTCGCGCAGGTTCGATGCCTCCTACCGGGACGCGAGCCAGAAGATCTTCGATAAAAAGGCCATTGGATCACCGTTCTTGGTGCGGTCCAATACCTGCGACCTGAAGGATGAGACGGGCTTCTTTGTCCGATATGCATCCCGCAACGGTGGTATCTTTGTTGATTGTGCTATCCACGATATTGACTTGTCGCTCTGGTTCTTGGATAACCCGACACCCAAAGCTTGTTGGGCAGCTGGCACGCTTCAGCATCACCCTGAGCTGAAGGAACTGGCGGATGTAGACAATGCAGTCGGTGTTGTTGAGTTCTGGGGCGGCAAGATTGCATACTTCTACTGCTCGCGGACCCAGGCACATGGTCATGATGTCTGCACCGAGATCACTGGAACTGAGGGCAAGGTGATGGTCAACGTGATTCCGCGACAGAACAACGTTGTCCTTGCCGATAAACTTGGTATGCGACACGAAGTGCAGCCGGAATACTGGGAGCGATTCGAGAACGCATTTGCCGTGGAAGCCAACGAGTTTGTGAATGCAGTGCTCAAGGATACCGAAGTTCCGCTGCCGCTAGAGCGAGGAATTATGGTGATGAAAATTGGACAAGCTCTGCAACGGGCTCTCCTATCTGGGGAGGTAGTCCGGTTTAACGAGAGTGGCGAGCGAGTGAACTGCAATGACTTGCACTGA
- a CDS encoding uncharacterized protein (COG:S;~EggNog:ENOG410PU7Z;~InterPro:IPR036864,IPR021858,IPR001138;~PFAM:PF00172;~go_function: GO:0000981 - DNA-binding transcription factor activity, RNA polymerase II-specific [Evidence IEA];~go_function: GO:0008270 - zinc ion binding [Evidence IEA];~go_process: GO:0006355 - regulation of transcription, DNA-templated [Evidence IEA]) gives MPPSSQSTQARTPCSNCREKHVRCDKQQPTCTRCKEKGLVCRPVQRKSVFRQGSTAKLDGHFSKDQSWMSSQPRKWKLFSGDSSLPESMDMAQSPSPYQESTVQCDRPASGETDRHVWTRDNGSHRGSHFEIQSSPHYDPSRNGFQHVVSGDTANVNGRTYIAHEWNSVSTPTRNPSINGMQPSSTAIETQSAFSTPEPTQTSVQEACLLRHFIEEISPWFDHCDDRRHFQLVVPRRAQHCSIIRNALFAVSARHLSRLPQYATPNGICYRGQLLPNLQKCTAVEYTLKCIPELLKFPEITDPTEQENIMVATVILRQYEEMEEDIEDHDMSTQDRVNFLAITQRIIDAMISHRLEQSLATAAYWIVIRQEVYYALTRQRAPKMRFSPEDWRKASVANTLVMLASEVTKWRWGDGTREEWNRLMLRHRKLQHDYRHDLAPLFEKKADRSRGELFPTVWYSSDEQVTAVQHLEIANMILTAQNPYLSNSTRAAHRKAEAEVRSIVLRICGIAVHHAHCHPALVTAVIAITLYGEYFTEWEEREALVGIIDRTRDLHSWPMQKCYARLRRGWEEMDHCGS, from the exons ATGCCACCATCCTCGCAGTCTACACAGGCACGGACGCCTTGCTCTAACTGCCGCG AGAAACACGTGAGAT GTGATAAACAGCAACCGACATGCACACGATGTAAAGAAAAAGGCTTGGTCTGCAGGCCAGTGCAGCGCAAGTCGGTCTTTCGTCAAGGTTCAACAGCCAAGCTTGATGGGCACTTCTCGAAAGACCAATCTTGGATGAGCAGCCAGCCAAGGAAATGGAAGCTGTTCTCCGGAGACTCTTCACTCCCAGAGTCCATGGATATGGCTCAGAGCCCATCACCATACCAGGAGTCAACAGTGCAATGCGACAGACCAGCATCCGGAGAAACAGATCGTCATGTCTGGACTCGGGATAATGGCAGTCATCGTGGCAGTCACTTTGAGATTCAAAGCTCACCCCATTATGATCCGTCCCGGAATGGCTTTCAACACGTCGTATCTGGGGATACGGCTAATGTCAATGGACGGACTTATATTGCACACGAGTGGAATTCTGTGAGCACACCTACTAGAAATCCCTCGATCAATGGGATgcaaccatcatcaacagcaaTCGAAACACAGAGCGCTTTCTCCACTCCCGAGCCCACGCAGACCAGCGTACAAGAGGCCTGTCTGCTACGCCATTTCATCGAGGAAATATCACCCTGG TTCGACCACTGCGACGACCGTCGACACTTCCAACTAGTCGTACCGCGCCGAGCCCAACACTGCTCCATCATCCGCAACGCTCTATTCGCAGTTTCAGCACGCCACCTATCTCGCCTCCCACAATACGCCACACCCAATGGGATTTGCTATCGCGGACAACTTCTCCCCAATCTGCAGAAATGTACAGCGGTGGAATACACGCTCAAATGCATCCCCGAACTCCTCAAGTTCCCCGAAATAACCGATCCCACGGAACAAGAAAACATAATGGTCGCCACGGTTATTCTCCGCCAATacgaagaaatggaagaggataTCGAGGACCACGACATGTCCACCCAAGACAGGGTGAACTTTCTAGCCATCACGCAGAGAATCATCGACGCTATGATATCCCACCGGCTGGAACAGTCTCTCGCTACGGCGGCGTATTGGATCGTTATCCGCCAGGAGGTATACTACGCGCTGACGAGACAGCGTGCACCCAAGATGCGATTCAGTCCAGAGGACTGGCGGAAGGCTTCTGTTGCAAACACGTTGGTAATGCTCGCTAGTGAAGTGACAAAGTGGCGCTGGGGTGACGGTACGCGTGAGGAATGGA ATCGCCTCATGCTCCGCCACCGCAAACTCCAACACGACTACCGTCACGACCTCGCACCCCTCTtcgaaaagaaagcagacCGATCCCGCGGCGAACTCTTCCCGACAGTATGGTACAGCTCCGACGAGCAAGTGACTGCAGTGCAGCACCTCGAAATAGCTAATATGATCCTGACAGCTCAGAACCCATACCTTTC AAACTCCACCCGTGCCGCACATCgcaaagcagaagcagaagtccGATCCATCGTGCTCAGAATATGCGGCATTGCAGTGCACCACGCCCACTGCCATCCGGCGTTAGTCACTGCCGTGATAGCTATTACTCTGTACGGGGAGTATTTTACTGAGTGGGAGGAGCGCGAGGCGCTGGTTGGGATTATTGATCGGACGCGTGATTTGCATTCGTGGCCGATGCAGAAGTGCTATGCGCGGTTGAggcgggggtgggaggagatggatcatTGTGGTTCTTGA
- a CDS encoding Zn(II)2Cys6 transcription factor domain-containing protein (COG:S;~EggNog:ENOG410QDYX;~InterPro:IPR036864,IPR021858,IPR001138;~PFAM:PF00172;~go_function: GO:0000981 - DNA-binding transcription factor activity, RNA polymerase II-specific [Evidence IEA];~go_function: GO:0008270 - zinc ion binding [Evidence IEA];~go_process: GO:0006355 - regulation of transcription, DNA-templated [Evidence IEA]) has translation MSRKPTTSEPTKRRRADGTRSRNGCRTCRARRIKCDETPNQCNNCTSTGRSCTYDIHRLPRAANNTHRHPQNLLTQVTDGFRWAITSDERRCFSHFQHFTIPGLLELFDSELWKQLVLQISYSEPAVYHAAVALSAVHQDVEVSGMPLPGQTRQNIWQKFALEQSARSFGILSRRHASDPRLREVMLLCCLLYSLLELLQGQYERACHHLQGGLRILRELKVQEPLADETESPVEKCLVAAFVQLDIQSTYYGVDGPVLCVDNELGKYQWQLKESDSFTSLIEARQAIEPLVSGVFRFTSQSWPLSPADVARNYNSLLPRQYQLLSQLTHYAELFTPFYSHAYPTLTRKEQRGPDIIYILHRTLTLSVKTCLLAKNPAVLDLYTPEYQEALYLVEALLQRYPERPAFTLDVGILPSLYLISFGCYDIRVRLRAIEVLQQWPHREGLFESKWASFLLLEFVKADIKKDAENVPAGTMDEKSDAGSSSAASSPSATVDQYMSTVGHIERIQQQIMSGQDFVLQDALQSADYLTSWSCVKAIAPKRGAHA, from the exons ATGTCTCGAAAGCCCACTACATCAGAACCGACGAAGCGGAGGAGAGCAGACGGCACAAGGTCGCGGAACGGGTGTCGCACCTGTCG CGCCCGCCGTATTAAGTGCGACGAAACCCCAAACCAATGTAACAATTGCACATCAACCGGGCGCTCCTGCACCTACGACATCCACCGACTCCCGCGCGCAGCAAATAACACGCACCGTCATCCCCAAAACCTACTCACTCAAGTAACGGATGGCTTCCGCTGGGCGATAACATCTGACGAGCGGCGCTGCTTCTCGCACTTTCAACACTTTACAATCCCAGGGTTACTGGAACTCTTCGACTCGGAACTATGGAAACAGCTCGTCCTTCAGATCAGTTACTCCGAGCCAGCGGTCTACCACGCTGCGGTAGCCTTGAGCGCCGTACACCAGGACGTTGAGGTATCGGGGATGCCATTGCCAGGCCAGACTCGGCAGAATATCTGGCAGAAGTTTGCACTCGAACAGTCCGCACGCTCGTTCGGGATTCTGAGTCGACGGCATGCGAGTGATCCCCGCTTGCGAGAAGTCATGCTGCTCTGTTGTCTCCTGTACTCGCTCCTAGAGCTCCTACAAGGTCAATACGAGCGAGCatgccaccacctccaaggcGGCCTACGCATCCTCCGAGAGCTCAAAGTCCAGGAGCCTCTAGCAGACGAGACCGAATCACCGGTGGAGAAATGCCTAGTAGCAGCCTTCGTACAGCTCGATATCCAGTCGACATATTACGGCGTCGACGGGCCAGTTCTATGCGTGGACAACGAACTAGGCAAGTACCAATGGCAACTGAAGGAATCTGACTCCTTCACAAGCCTGATCGAGGCCCGTCAAGCTATCGAGCCCCTAGTCAGTGGCGTGTTTCGTTTCACATCGCAATCCTGGCCATTATCACCCGCCGACGTAGCAAGAAATTACAACTCCCTGCTTCCACGCCAATACCAACTCCTCTCTCAACTAACCCACTACGCCGAACTATTCACCCCATTCTACAGCCATGCATACCCCACCCTCACACGAAAAGAGCAACGCGGCCCCGACATCATCTACATCCTCCACCGGACCCTCACATTATCCGTCAAAACCTGCCTCCTAGCCAAGAACCCCGCCGTACTCGACCTCTACACACCAGAGTACCAAGAAGCATTATACCTCGTCGAGGCACTCTTACAGCGGTACCCCGAACGCCCAGCATTCACACTCGACGTGGGCATCCTACCCAGTTTATACCTGATCTCCTTCGGATGCTACGATATCCGAGTACGACTACGCGCCATCGAAGTGCTGCAGCAATGGCCGCATCGCGAAGGACTGTTCGAGTCGAAGTGGGCATCGTTTCTCCTACTCGAATTCGTGAAAGCGGATATCAAGAAGGATGCGGAGAATGTGCCAGCAGGAACGATGGATGAGAAGTCGGATGCTGGGTCAAGTTCCGCTGCGAGCTCGCCATCCGCTACGGTGGATCAGTATATGTCTACTGTGGGACACATTGAGCGCATTCAGCAGCAGATCATGAGTGGTCAGGACTTTGTCTTGCAAGATGCTCTGCAGAGCGCGGATTATTTGACTTCGTGGTCGTGTGTGAAGGCGATTGCGCCGAAGAGGGGGGCGCATGCTTAA
- a CDS encoding uncharacterized protein (COG:S;~EggNog:ENOG410PJR7;~InterPro:IPR036864,IPR007219,IPR001138;~PFAM:PF00172,PF04082;~go_function: GO:0000981 - DNA-binding transcription factor activity, RNA polymerase II-specific [Evidence IEA];~go_function: GO:0003677 - DNA binding [Evidence IEA];~go_function: GO:0008270 - zinc ion binding [Evidence IEA];~go_process: GO:0006351 - transcription, DNA-templated [Evidence IEA];~go_process: GO:0006355 - regulation of transcription, DNA-templated [Evidence IEA]) — protein sequence MRRINEMPPPEQRASTPTSSRAAGRSPRVLACVLCQQRKVKCDRKFPCANCVRAGAQCVPTLGPRPRRRRFPERELLDRVRRYEDLLRQHNIPFEPLHAPVAEDNRVVESGDHARSEEPNVGEERDVAVKAEPVYAAKNYWKVLNSVSQDTGEIDSDDDSEEDGNDLTHFQFTLGGNAINKMFDEAYKNNDEGFIFGSRKDNVDLSTLHPDQVRIFKLWQIYLDNVDPLLKVTHTPTLQARIIGALSDLTRISSELEALLFSVYSVAIMSLDDDECRTSFGSPRKELLRGYQFGCQQALLNCNVLRTGDRECLTALFLYLVSVRYETDPRSSSSMLGVAIRIAQRMSIHDEKANARCSALEGEMRRRLWWSLIMFDNRIGEMSDHKTSMLIPTWDCSKPRNLADNDLQPEMKVLPAAQAGPTEALFITARSELGDFLRHSAFHLEFVNPSLKAVARDTKGDGMTDLERRIEDQYLRLCNPDNPLHYLTIWMIRGFLAKHHLLEEYSNFSPAQHSEAQRNSASSCAMRILESDTKLMKSPLTKRYRWHIHMYFPFPAHLHLIQDLKKRPTQEHAHEMWKAMSENAEIRFDDMHRFHPLSEIVSRDILQAWEAYQAALGELGETVTPPWIVQSARTNFNYPNNDTGNCSAEQPNEMEVAPSLSIPTDYGIPNLLSGMEGFGSAASGFGGYSDIFEQAVLEGDAYQPGWPTMSFYPMW from the exons ATGAGACGCATCAACGAAATGCCACCACCAGAACAAAGGGCTTCCACGCCCACCTCTTCACGGGCAGCTGGAAGATCACCACGGGTGCTCGCATGCGTGCTGTGCCAGCAGCGCAAAGTCAAATGCGACCGCAAGTTCCCCTGCGCCAACTGCGTCCGGGCCGGCGCGCAGTGTGTGCCCACTCTTGGCCCGCGCCCGCGGCGTCGCAGGTTCCCCGAACGAGAGCTGTTGGATCGCGTTCGGAGGTATGAAGACTTGCTGCGCCAGCATAACATACCCTTTGAGCCTTTGCATGCTCCTGTAGCGGAAGATAATAGGGTCGTGGAGTCTGGAGATCATGCTCGTTCTGAAGAACCTAatgtgggggaggagagggacgTGGCTGTCAAGGCTGAGCCAGTATACGCGGCTAA GAATTACTGGAAGGTTCTCAATTCAGTG TCTCAAGATACTGGGGAGATTGATTCCGATGATGacagtgaggaggatggcaatGATCTCACTCACTTTCAGTTCACTCTGGGAGGAAATGCCATAAACAAGATGTTTGATGAGGCATACAAGAACAACGACGAGGGGTTCATATTTGGATCACGCAAAGACAATGTGGATCTGTCGACATTGCACCCTGATCAAGTCCGGATATTCAAGCTCTGGCAAATTTACTTGGACAATGTCGACCCGCTGCTCAAAGTCACGCATACCCCCACTCTACAAGCACGTATTATCGGTGCTCTTAGTGATCTGACTCGTATAAGCTCGGAACTAGAAGCACTCTTGTTCAGTGTGTATAGCGTTGCTATTATGAGtctcgacgatgatgagtgCCGAACGTCGTTCGGGTCTCCGAGAAAAGAGCTTTTGCGAGGATATCAATTTGGATGTCAACAAGCCTTGCTCAATTGTAATGTGTTACGCACCGGGGATCGCGAGTGCTTGACTGCGTTGTTTCTGTATCTG GTGTCTGTGAGGTATGAGACGGATCCGAGGTCTTCGTCCTCGATGCTTGGAGTTGCTATTCGAATTGCTCAACGCATGAGCATCCATGACGAAAAGGCAAATGCTAGATGTAGTGCGCTGGAGGGCGAGATGCGCCGGAGGTTATGGTGGTCGTTGATCATGTTCGACAATCGCATTGGCGAGATGTCAGATCACAAAACTTCAATGTTGATACCAACGTGGGATTGCAGCAAGCCTCGGAATTTGGCCGACAATGATTTGCAACCGGAGATGAAAGTCTTACCAGCTGCTCAAGCAGGTCCGACCGAAGCGTTGTTCATAACTGCGCGCAGTGAACTAGGGGACTTTCTGCGACATAGCGCCTTTCACCTAGAATTTGTCAATCCATCCTTGAAGGCAGTCGCCAGAGACACAAAGGGTGATGGTATGACTGATCTAGAAAGGAGGATAGAGGACCAGTATCTCCGACTCTGCAATCCAGACAACCCGCTTCACTATCTGACGATCTGGATGATACGCGGTTTCCTTGCAAAACACCATCTGCTTGAAGAATACTCGAACTTCTCGCCCGCACAGCACTCAGAAGCGCAGCGCAACAGCGCCAGCTCCTGTGCAATGCGGATTCTAGAGTCCGATACCAAATTGATGAAATCTCCCCTTACCAAACGGTACCGCTGGCATATTCATATGTACTTTCCGTTTCCTGCACATCTACATTTGATTCAAGATCTGAAGAAGCGGCCTACGCAGGAGCACGCTCATGAGATGTGGAAGGCCATGAGCGAAAACGCCGAGATACGCTTCGACGACATGCATAGATTCCATCCACTTTCTGAGATTGTGTCGCGAGATATTCTCCAGGCCTGGGAGGCGTATCAAGCAGCATTAGGGGAACTTGGAGAAACGGTAACGCCGCCATGGATCGTACAAAGTGCTAGAACAAATTTCAACTATCCGAATAACGACACGGGAAATTGCAGCGCAGAGCAGCCGAATGAAATGGAGGTCGCCCCTTCACTCTCTATACCCACGGATTATGGTATTCCTAATCTGCTATCCGGCATGGAAGGATTTGGCAGCGCAGCTTCCGGGTTTGGAGGATATTCGGACATATTTGAACAGGCTGTCCTGGAAGGTGACGCGTATCAGCCAGGCTGGCCCACGATGAGCTTCTACCCAATGTGGTAG